CTTTTATGGAACTAAGTATAATGAAACTTGTATTGTTGAGTGGATGGTGTTAACTGATGTTGGGTTATTTACAGAGCATGCCTGCAAACTGCTTCAACTCATCAATGAGTAGTATTCATGAAAAAGAAATGCAGCTGAAAGAtgtaagttgtttgtttgtttgtttgtttggttaaaCAATGGATAAAGAGGACTAATTCATATGTTCTTAAATTTCATAGAAATTGGAAGCATTAgtgttatgatttaaaaaaaaaacaaatctaatgAGGTAGGAGAACTGAGTGTTTGAGATCATTGTCAAGGGTATCCATAGactagaaagttctagaaataagCTTCCAACTACCTTAGCAGCATACTTTTTCACCCAAATCTAATTTGCCCAAATGGTTGCTCAttataatgtaatttaatttatgcttttctttttgtttatctatttgttATATATTCATTATCTTCAAGTCTTTCTCTGAGAATAGTTGGAAAGGAAACACACGAATATTCAGTAGTTCTCTAGAATTAGACGTGAGGGTTACTTTAGATGTACCAGAAAGGTTTATTACTTCAAACTTACAAATGGACAAGTAAGTTTTGCTGGAAATTGGATAAACTGAGGGCACAGgactatttgtattttttcaggtttCAGATTAAATATGTGAAGTATAAAGTTATTGATTTTAATTAATAGATCACTAGATAGCTATTCTGATTACAGAAACATTACCTGTGTGTCTACAGGTGTGTCCACCCTGATACTGATAAGAATGCCCTTAAGATTCCTGTTTTGTTTAATCTAGCAAGTGTCCCTTGAAGCCTATTTGACTTtcaaaagaagaatttaaatatCTTGAGTGTCTATACCGGGTGCTATGGTACCTTTATCAAAGTGTTTACCTGGAGGtaattgaaataaatataattttaaaaattataaatgggTTTTATTTTACAGTGAATTTGGCCCCTCTGTGCATACTAGTACCTACTGAGTAGATGCATGTATTTAGGTAATTTACTTTGTACAcctttcattttctcattgtttACTTCTGTCACGCTGAGTTTCCAGCCACTTCTTGAAAGGAATAGcctttcctcttctgcttcctctggctGGGCACTCTGTTTACATGAGAAAGACTTACTCAAATGCAGTAAAATCTAACTCAATTCACCTTCAGGCTAAATCTAAACTGAGTGGTGTTTATCTAGATGGTTTTCTTGAAATGTAGATTTGGATTTAATGGGTCTGGGGTGGGGCTGTACCTCTggcctgctgtggctgctggtccCAGGAGCACACTTGGATCATTCTAACTTCTGAAGAGCTCCAGGCAGTTCAGGCCTGGTTTCCTGAAGATCTCAGCAAATCTTTGAGGAGGAGGAAAACTGTAGTTGGCAGACTTGGAGAGTGGGAAAGAGACATCTCACTCACTCCTCATCTACACTGACATGTTCGCCTTGTGAGAGCTTGGAAACTAATTCCATCTCAGAGTTCCCAGAGGAGTGCCTAAGGAGGCTTATCTTATTGAGAATTAGCGTTAGTAAAGTAAAATAAGCGTTagaatgcatgtgtatgtttcttatttttcagcCACCATTTAGGTCTCTCAGACAGCTTGAAATAATTACCTAGTCATAATTGTTAGATTTCTTAGGCATCTTAAGATAAAGGCAGAAAGGGAGGCGCGTCTGACCTTAGGCAGGACTATATATTTATTGATGGGTGGTTGAGCCATATGTCCCATAAATAGGTGGTGTTCCTCTACTTCTGTCACACATGATTCAGATAGGCCATAGGGCCAGTGAAAGGTCCTCAGAGCTTTCAGCTAACTGGCCAGTGGAGAATTCCAGAGTTCTTAGTCTATCTTAGCCAGTGGAAAGCTCTTGGAATCTTTGACCAATATGGCGATCCCCAAACCTAATTGGGGCTCCTCCAAGTTAAGTGTAATAGATTACCTTGTCCCTCATAGCATTTTGCTGTGTGGCATGCATGTTTTGGAAGGGACATGAACTCACTCACATGGGTGATTGTGCCATACATGAGAGAATGCCCATGGAAAAAGATAGGCAGAAATGACTACCATGTGTTTATTAACTTCCCTGCCTCAGTCCTCCTTCCCTTTTGGAGTTGGCTTGCCTAGCTGGGAAGTATAATCTTTCTGCAGGAAGCTATCAGTAATGCCATAGATGTTGTCAAATATCAAAACTGTTATCATTTTTGTACAAACTATATCAACCAAATAACTAGCTGAAAACAGTAGGCATGTTTTGGTCTTAATGTTACAAAATTGGATTTTTACTTTGTCTTAGAGAAGAtgtgtaattttaatatttttttatttagaaaatataaattattagaaGAGTTCTACGAATGAGAATGATACTTGTATCACTGTTATACTCTATCTAAATGTAACCATGTGTCACACTTTTTAATCccgttttttgtgtttttctcttacCGTTCAcctacacaaatacacaaagttCTTTTTCTGAGCCATTCAAGGGGGAGCTGCACATATCTGTAATTACTTAGCCCTACCTACATATgcatttcttatatcttaaacagGAACTTAATAAATTTAACATGGACACAATACTTCTGGTTAGCCTACCGTCCCTAATCCAGTCTTATCGATGAACTCACATGTTTTATTCCTCCAGTACAGCTTGCATTTTgatctattttgaaatttttatccaCAGAGTACTTAGCAGATCCCTGGCCAAAGGTGGAATGCACTTCCATgcacttcatatatttttttaaggtaCATGTTAGTGCATGCCTCCTGTATGTGTAGACACAAAGTTAGAAGAAATAGCTAATGTGATGATGTCTCTAAAAATTCAAACCTATATCTATGTTCAATGGGAGCTTTCTAATCTGATCATTAATAGTAGAAGAAAGGGTGGATGCATATAAAAGAAttggagagaaaaggaatgtttgccttagctgggcatggtgacttaGACCATAATATTATGCTtgagaggctgtggcaggaggatctcaagttcaaggccaggccaggcaAGGCAGAGGTAGGGGCGAGAAGAGCTTACTTTGTTAAGTAACATCGCCATCGTGTGGCTTTTCTGAGTATTACctcttaaatcttttctttaaaaaggtttttatctttaattactgttccatgtatatgtacatttaaagaatataaatacaatttgatgagttcattttttttttttgagacagggtttctctgtgtagttttggtgcctgtcctagatcttgttctgtagaccaggctggtctcgaactcacagagatccgcctggctctgcctcctgagtgctgggattaaaggtgtgtgccaccaccgccaggctgatGAGTTCATTTAAtgttacacacatgtatatgtttttagggttcaTCACTTGATATTGGATAGCCAGTTAGTGGGGCTCATCTCTGGGAAAGACTGGTTCTTCCCCAGCAATTGTAAATTGCCTGTAActgaaatcttaaatttttaGTTCATGTACTTGAGTAAAGTATGAACAAGTTCATTTGAAAAACATTGATGACCATCTAATGtagatttaaattatttgtattggTACTTCCTAAAGATGGACAAATACAAAGTTTGATAGAAAATTAGATGTCTTTACTATGTAACATTGTAATTTATAGGTAGTTAGATATACACATGTGCTCTCTGGGTCACAcggtgttcttttgttttggtttgttttgtttgtttgagatagggtttctctgtatagtcctggctgtcctggatctccctctgtagaccagactggcctcgaactcacagagatccacctgcctctgcctccaagtgctgggattaaagatgtgtgccactgggCCTGGTAACATTCGGTGTTCTTTAGAACTGAATTTGAGCATGAGCTGGAGGTCCTCATGAGAACTCAATCCAGAGTAGTTTGGCCACTGTGAAAGAATATTAGGCTTAAGGCATACATCACCATGTATGTGTCTTTTGGGACCCTTTACCCAAAACATTTAACATGCACATGGTAGCAGGTTTGGATGTGCATGACCTTTTTGCACAAATAATTGTTAAGGCGTATTTCCAGCCTCTCAGGATCGTAGAACAAGAGGAGACAATTCTTTCCTATTAGACCGAACAAGTAGATTGGATAGGAGTTGTAATCTCATTGTATATTTATATTGTGTTAGAATTTCTAGACTTTGTCCCCCTCCCCATTAACAGCAGCTTCGTGGTCTTCCCTAGctagcttgtttatttattttttcatttttatctttgaaacagtgtctcactatatagccctggctagtctcaaactcacagagatcctcttgcccaTTCCCCTGCCCCAGTGctaagactaaaggtgtgtgccgccacacccagctttttagtTATTTAGGGACAAGGCCGCAGCACATAGGCGGCGGGTCTTCGGCTCAAGGCTTAGCCCggtagtgctggggttacaggcttcaGCCTGGCCCTTCTGGAATGTAGCTTTTCACTTGAACATGCCCTATTTTCAGTAGCAGAACTACCACCTTCCCTAGCAAAGGGGGTGGAGGTGGCAAGGGGAGCAGTATGTGTTTTCTAGGAATGCCTGGCTGCCTGACAAActccttttattttgatttggttAAGTTTCCAAGAGTCAACAGTGAAGGATAGAGACTTAGAATCAAAGCTCTTTCTAGATGTGAGATTGGAACAGCTCATGTGTGCATCTGCCCCAGGGGCATTCTGGTTCCCAGGCACTGATGTGTACATGAACACAAAGGGAGCTGTGTGTGGGAGGCGGCATACAGACAAAATGAATCCCCTGGAAACTGACCCTCCTGTACTCTAAAGGGACATGCAGTGGCTGCCTGTGAGTAGTTTATAAGTCATAAGATATTGTGTGTGTTGGAAAAGATAATGTCATAGGAACTTCCTTACACATATTACGATCTGGGCTTTTTATTCTGCTGTTGATTTTTCATTCACTCTAAGGCTCTGGAGAAAAACCAGCAGTGGCTTGTGTATGACCAGCAGCGAGAGGCCTACGTTAAAGGACTTTTAGCAAAGATCTTTGAGCTGGAAAAGAGAGCAGAAGCAGCCGCTGCTTCACTCCCACAGCAGATGAAAAAGATGGAATCAGAAGGTACTGAGCTATAAAAGGGCTCTTTTGGGATAAGCCTGACATTTTCCAACAGGAGTGAGTCATcaaatttagatttttcttttatgtagatATGTgttagaaagtaaaataacatcATGTCCTTTACGCTTGAAGTAAGAAATAGCACTTGGCAAGTCTGTTTCCTTCTCCCTTGTTTCCAGATATAAGAGGCCACAGGTGAGAGAGCCATCCATCACAGAGTTAGTTCTGAAGTCAGGGTGATTTTCCCTACATGAACACCTTTCCCATTCAAAGTTCTTCTCAGTCCCTCCAGAGCTGACCTGGGCACCAATTTCCTTTTGCGGGGGTAAATGGGTAGGATGATGGATTGAGATAAGGTTTTTCCACATAGCCCTGGCAGTCTGGTACTtaaaatgtagcccaggctagcttccaatTCAGAGCGGTcgtcctgcctcggtctcctaagtgctggaattataggtgtgtgctactataCTTGGCATTAGTCGTCATTTCGCTTTGCTTGCCTTTGGCTCTTGTATCAGATCCAGGAGAAAGAACAGGCCTTGTAGATGATGCCTCAACCATTTAATCCTTGCTGTGAGCTTGAGTAGTTACCCATGATGCTGTTTCTGCCCAGTGTTCTACAGTTTCCCTTACATTCATTTCCCCAGAGTTAGACAACATCTTTTAGAAGGTGGGCCAGGAAGAGTCATATTTAACAGCTTATAAAGAAATAAGCTTGACAGGCAGTGAGCTAGGAAGAAAAGATCTACCATCTCAAATGCCAGCCATAGCCCCCACCTCCTGActctttattttataagctgaAGAAATGCTGAGGTCTCATTTGTATGAATATGTTTGAAGTTTTAACTTCTTGGGATATTACAAAATGCATTGTAATGTTGTTTGTTACAGTTTATTTTAAAGAGGAGAAGCAAAAATATGATCATCTCTTGGAAAATGCCAAGAAGGATCTTGAAGTTGAACGACAAACAGTAACTCAGTTGCGTTTAGAACTTGATGAGTTTAggagaaaatatgaagaaagtCAAAAAGAAGTTGAAGATTTAAATCAGCTGTTGAGTTCTCAGCGAAAGGCAGACATCCAGCAGCTGGAAGAGGACAGACATAAGACAGAGAAGATCCAGAAGCTCAGGGAGGAGAGCAGTATCTTCAAGGGAAAactggaagaggagaagaggaagtctGAAGAGCTCTTATCTCAGGTGAGCCAGCCACTGAGGTCTCTGTTCTGCAGATTTCAACCAAGGTCAGGGAACCCAGACCACCCGGGAGCCAGCAAGGAGCAGAACCAGTCCCTGCCTCCTTTGGGCATTCATAGTCTAGCATGGAAGCAGACCACGAGTTAGTACTAAATAAACAGATAAGCCAAGGAAACTAAAACAAGATGATGTGAGAAGAAAGGGGCTGTGGCATTTAGAGACTTGACAGTGGGATCCCGCACAGTGACTCTGGGAATCCCTTCAGTGGAGGACACCACACATGCGAAGGCTTGAGTGAAGAGGTAGATTGTGTGCGAAGTAAAGGCAGTGAGAGGAATCCACTTGATTCCTAGGCTGTGCTCATGAGTGTGCTGATGTGCTCAAATGAATTCCCAGAGTCCCTTAGAAAGAACAGTGTTTGGAATTCACAGCTGGACTGTAGACAGAGTACATGCCTGCAGCAAAATGCTTGTCTCACACAGTGTTCACTAGTCAAATTTTGTGGGGGGCAACTGAGTAATATGAAAGCACTTTGTAAACTAAGTAGATGCCAGTGGAGGTTATTGCTACTAAATTGTAATTTTTAACATCCTGCAGAAGTTGAGAGCTGAGGAAGAGTCAGTAATCCTAATATCTTCTTCCTTCGTCTTCACTTTGCTAAACTTTGACCTGTAGGTGTGAGTTGTGACATTTGGGAAAGGTTAAACAGCTAGAAGGAAATTTTACTTCCCATTTTGACACATTCCCTCCTTGCTATTCTACCAAAGCCTCCAGGAAAGGGGTGTGGCCACACAGAGCAGTGTTCCTCACTCAGTCTGGCTGCTTAGGGAACTTTCATTTGGGATGATACTGCTCATCCTGCTTAAGTGGAAAGCCTCAAGTAACCAGCTGGGATGACTCATCCCGCTCAGTAGGTGTTGTCCTAGTTAGAAGTGGGACTTGCGATGTAGTTCCTTGTCTGTCCCAGGTCTAgtgaggagaggcaggtgggataATGCTGGCTGTCTTTGCATCCTCCAGGTCCGAATTCTCTACGAGTCTCTGTTAAAGCACCAGGAGGAGCAGACCAGGGTAGCTCTGCTGGAGCAGCAGGTACTTACTGGGCATGCTCGGAAGTCCATTCAGCTGGTAAAAAACAGAACTCCGGTGTTTATACTGTTCTATGGAGAACGACTTGAAAGTTATTGAACAAGATGGTTTTCTTAGAGACTCTGTACCACTCACATATTCTACAGCTGTTCTTAGCCTAAACcagattctttgtttgtttgtttgtttttcgagacagggtttctctgtgtagctttggtgcctgtcctggatctcgctctgtaaaccaggctggcctcgaactcactgagatccggctggctctgcctcccgagtgctggaattaaaggcgtacacccTAAACTGGATTCTTAAAGGTGTGGTGGCGGTTTTCCTGACAGGTTGGCTTGGGCAAATGTTGCTCTTCCATGGCTGTAGTTCCTACTCTAGGCTAACAGGGTCTCTTCCTAGGTCaccctgtgagttcaagcagAGTGGACACCATTTATTCTCACAATGTATAATAGAATTTCTTAAGATATTTCAAACCAGGGAGTAgccatctcccacccccaccaaaaaTTCCAAGAATGTTAGGAATAACTCCAGCAACTTCTTAAACTGCCCTCCACTCATCCATACCTTAGGCCTTGGCTTTGCTAGTTCATAAAGCAGCTCTTTAACCATAAACTTCCTTTACTAATAATCTTGATATGCTCAGATGAGTTCTTGATAAGCAGGCCCAGCAAGTATTCTCTTGTGCTAATAAAGACTAAACAGTCAATAAAGAGaactaggtgtggtgatattttatctgtgtcccccaataaaatttatctgagggtcagagaaaaagccagccactatattaaacatagaagtcaggcaatggtagcacacacctttttttttccctcaagacagggtttctctgtagttctggtgcctggcCTAGATCTCGccctatagaccaagctggcctcgaactcacagagacccacctggctctgcctcccgagtgctgggattaaaggcgtgtaccaccaccacccggcttctctcagctttttttttgggggggggggcgtttcgagacagggtttctctgtgtagctttgtgcctttcctgggactcacttggtagtccaggctggccttgaactcatagagatccgcctgcctctgcctcccaagtgctgggattaaaggcgtgcaccaccactgcccggccattcTCTCAGCTTTTTTTACCCCagtatttggctctgggtttttattaataagaccgtttagcaattcgtctacaaTTGGGCAGGATCTACCAGTTTTAACTGCCTTGTTCTTACATATTCCAGATGCAGGCCTGTACTCTagactttgaaaatgaaaaacttgACCGCCAGAATATGCAGCATCAACTGTATGTGATTCTTAAGGAACTCCGAAAAGCAAGAAGTCAAATAACACAGTTGGAATCCTTGGTAAGTTTTGAATGGCTAATATAAAACTtattcttcattctctttttctacttcttcattGATGTGTCAGCTCAGTTCCCAAACCAGTAATAGAGCCTCAAATGAACTTATCTCAAATCATAGTTGCCTCCTCTGTGGCACCTAACCTTACAGCACCAGTGCAGGACTCAGAAGGCGGGGCCTTACGAAGCTCTTGCTCATAGTTACTTTCCTGGTGTCTGGGATCATCTCCTACCCAGGTTGGGCACTGCCATTCTAGAGATGTCCAACAGTACTTTGCATAGAGGGCAGAAGGTAGAAAATAGGGCATCGTGGCATTCCTTTTTCATATTTCTGATGAgtttgtgtgcatttatgtgtctGTGAATGTGCCCAGATGTCCTATTAGTGCACATTTATATATTGTCCTTGAACTGCAGAACATTTGGAAATGGAGAATATTATAAACAACTCCTAGTTTctaagggagaggagaaaaaaacagtTGTTAAAGTAATTTAtaacttgtatgttaataaaataaatatcttcatAATGTGCTATAAAATATGAATGTTTACGCTTTCTtgactattttaaattttctttaaagaaatgaaaaagccaAGTCTCAAAGGTATGTAGCATCCTGGTCATCTGTGTATGTAACCTATCTGAGCTACTAAAATTCTCTGCTGCTCTCCATTCTGTGTAGGATTTCGTTGCTGCTCTCTTTTCTGCATTATGATTTTACTCCCCAGGATGTGAAACACTCCCCAACGAACATCTCCATCTTCCCACTtcaacctcccaggtgctgggaactttgtacttctttatttcttaatttacttCTGGCAAATGTATACACACTCTTGAAAATGTCATGATAAAtcccattattttgtacactgaattaaaaaagtaattttttttttttttacatttgactCTGTGCCTTAAGCACAGTCTGTCTATATGAGCACTAACTCACTACTTTCCTGAGTAGTTAAATTACCCAAGTTATTCATGACTACCTTATATGTTACCATTAAAACAATAATGAACAGAAATCCAAACTAAGCTCCCTGCAGGGCTGAAGCATGCAGAGGGTGCACAAAGCAGTTGAAACTGCCCAGCCCTCAGTCTTCCGTTCAAACAGTGTtcatttgaaatttgttttgcaGAAGCAGCTACATGGGTTTGCTTTCCCAGAGCAATCCTTCCCACTCCAGAGAGAGCCTGAAAGCAGAGTGAAAGGTTCCTCACCTAAAAGCCCCACTGCTGGACTCAACGACAGCCTGGTGGAATGTCCCAAGTGCAGTGTACAGTACCCAGCCAATGAACATCGAGACCTGCTCGTCCATGTTGAATACTGCATGAAGTAGCAGAAGTGCTCCTGCCTCTGTACTGAACAAGTCCACACTGTATCCTATGTTTGTTTATGGGCACTTTGAATCACAGATTACATCTCTTGTATAAGAAGCTCCCTGTCTGCCCTTGGCCTCTGCCATATGAGGGCATCCTTACGTTTTTCTGGCCACTTTACGTTTTCTTTGTAGTGATACCTTCCTGAGCCGCTTCATCATCAGGCTGCAGTGAATGTGGTGAGCAGCGGGTACCCAGACGACTAGCACTTCACACTTTTCTTCTAACTAGCACTTCACGCTGTTCTAGATTCAATGAACAAGAGCTATTTGGGTTATTGATTACGGCTTAAAGCTATGGGCCAGCAAGCAAATATTTTATGCTTCGGGGGTTTTCAGAGAATCAGACGGTAACTAACTGCAGCTCTTACTGTGCTGATCCTTTTTATATAAATGCTTGGTATACTGACACTTCCAACGTGATACCTCTTGCTATTGTCGAACGGTTACTAGAAAAATCAGGGAGTTTTGTAATCTTTATTGCTGTTAACTCTTCTAAGCACAAAGCAGGTTTTGTTTGAAGAATGCCTTTAAGTAGTTGCACATTTTCACTCACATTTTCTGACCATAACTTTGACTTAAATTTCAGTAGCACACGTCAGTTCCCTAAAATGccaaaaggaacaaaacaaaattatcttgCCTCCTCATTCAGTTTGCAGGTCTTTTATTATAGcttgattggtttttgttttttggcattCTCAGAGATAGGTGAGCGGGGTAATTATccaatatttgttttctgaatagatatttttatatatgcttcATGTAAACCAAAAGGTGTTATTTCTTCAGATTTTCTAACTTGCTTAAACCTGAGCTACTGTTAGCAATATGAAGgaggaaataaatttattatttaataagttcGTGtctactatgtatgtatgtacatatgttctTAAGATCTCTAGTCACAAAGTGGTATTGGGGTTCTGGATTGACGCACATAAGGTGACGGGAACTGAGAGACACCAGAGCCATGCTGTGAGGGAGGTCAAGGAGTTGGAGGTGTCTCTGCCGGCCAGGCTGCAACTCTTAATAAATACTTTTCTGAGCTGTTTGTTACAAAGGCAAAGCAACAAGCCTGTGAAGGAATATGTGATTTTGGCTTTTGAATTTGGGGGGCATAAAAACTGTATAGATTTgttaatgtaaataaaattttgcctTCGGAGTTAATAGTCCCATATGCCTAGTATCTTCAACCTTGGTTGGAGGAAAGATAGAGAAGTACTTTTCAGTTAGATAGCTCTTACTCTGACCCACAGTGCTATGCCAGAGGCCACAGGATTTCATTCTAAATGTGTGCTATAAGAAGAGGTTTCtcagccgggtggcggcggcaggCCgcgaatacct
The sequence above is drawn from the Peromyscus leucopus breed LL Stock chromosome 1, UCI_PerLeu_2.1, whole genome shotgun sequence genome and encodes:
- the Cep55 gene encoding centrosomal protein of 55 kDa yields the protein MSSRSPKDLIKSKWGSRPSSSKSDTALEKFKGEIAAFKTSLDEITSGKGKVPDKDKCRLLEKIQVLEAEREKNVYYLTEKDREIQRLKDQLKARYSSSSLLEQLEEKAKECDKKQQLLESLSKETDVLKKQLSATTKRLSELEDKACALHLSQSMPANCFNSSMSSIHEKEMQLKDALEKNQQWLVYDQQREAYVKGLLAKIFELEKRAEAAAASLPQQMKKMESEVYFKEEKQKYDHLLENAKKDLEVERQTVTQLRLELDEFRRKYEESQKEVEDLNQLLSSQRKADIQQLEEDRHKTEKIQKLREESSIFKGKLEEEKRKSEELLSQVRILYESLLKHQEEQTRVALLEQQMQACTLDFENEKLDRQNMQHQLYVILKELRKARSQITQLESLKQLHGFAFPEQSFPLQREPESRVKGSSPKSPTAGLNDSLVECPKCSVQYPANEHRDLLVHVEYCMK